Proteins encoded within one genomic window of Camelina sativa cultivar DH55 chromosome 19, Cs, whole genome shotgun sequence:
- the LOC104764813 gene encoding RING-H2 finger protein ATL72-like, with amino-acid sequence MGRLLLELQANAPTDATPKTRGGLNDTYFDTNMVIILAALLCALICALSLNSALRCVLRITRRLTSDDQVANASNANANSGRLVATTGIKKRVLEQIPVGLYGSGNIDMKATECLICLGDFVDGEKVRVLPKCNHGFHVRCIDTWLVSRSSCPTCRQSLLVEQTSPMAVSRRDEDVV; translated from the coding sequence ATGGGTCGGTTGCTACTTGAACTGCAAGCAAACGCACCCACCGATGCAACCCCTAAAACCAGAGGAGGGTTGAACGACACCTACTTCGACACTAACATGGTCATCATTTTAGCTGCTTTACTCTGCGCTTTAATCTGTGCTCTAAGCCTCAACTCTGCCTTGCGATGTGTGCTACGCATCACTCGGAGACTCACTTCGGATGATCAAGTCGCAAACGCttcaaacgcaaacgcaaattCTGGACGTTTAGTAGCTACAACGGGGATCAAGAAACGGGTGCTAGAGCAAATCCCTGTTGGATTGTACGGATCAGGGAACATTGACATGAAAGCTACGGAGTGTTTGATATGTCTAGGAGATTTCGTGGATGGAGagaaagttagggttttgcctAAATGTAACCATGGCTTCCACGTGAGGTGCATAGATACTTGGCTGGTCTCGCGTTCCTCTTGCCCTACTTGCAGACAATCGCTGCTCGTTGAGCAAACGTCGCCGATGGCTGTTTCCCGCCGGGACGAGGACGTGGTATAG